In one Brassica oleracea var. oleracea cultivar TO1000 chromosome C9, BOL, whole genome shotgun sequence genomic region, the following are encoded:
- the LOC106314764 gene encoding uncharacterized protein LOC106314764: MSTLETPNSETGANPPTTAPGGDASTREKAKDAQAYDVEDSDLEPEPDKETSDGAARTKSPMIAHLHQMFSDRLYAMQSMVAIPECSIPTSISAFKRGLLPDGDLYKELTKYQCKNMEDVLSRAWAQVKWEEDVASRAKAQKNLDPKAIRRDRTERDEKPSQRPARESKPGQVKWPQMMKAPDSFRNPSFWCDFHRDLGHKIEDCVALKIKFNELLWKGHLREFLSEKAKSHLRNETMAAKKSTWNAKHDLEAAKPKRLLLGADEISFTAKEQEKVLTPHHDALVISLNVANCLAAYKDLGLKEGALTRRINPLIGFSWEVKQTAGEVTLPVYAEGVNMSTKFLVVDCDSSYNMILEWPWIHGMGAVPLTLHQMSKPPARHTEEPEVEEMDEEPLTEGDQIRHLKISSKLTEGLRR; the protein is encoded by the exons ATGTCGACTCTGGAAACACCCAACTCCGAGACAGGCGCGAACCCCCCAACTACGGCGCCGGGAGGAGACGCATCTACACGAGAAAAGGCCAAGGATGCGCAGGCCTACGATGTGGAGGACAGCGACTTGGAGCCCGAACCTGATAAGGAAACATCAGACGGAGCAGCGAGAACGAAGTCTCCTATGATCGCTCACCTTCACCAAATGTTCTCCGATAGGCTCTACGCCATGCAGTCCATG GTGGCTATCCCCGAATGCAGTATCCCCACTTCTATCTCTGCTTTCAAGAGAGGTCTGCTCCCCGACGGAGACCTCTACAAGGAACTGACCAAATATCAGTGCAAAAATATGGAAGACGTCCTATCTCGAGCCTGGGCACAGGTCAAATGGGAGGAAGACGTCGCCAGCCGTGCCAAGGCGCAGAAAAATCTAGATCCCAAGGCGATCAGACGAGACCGAACCGAGCGAGACGAGAAACCCTCTCAAAGACCAGCTAGGGAATCGAAGCCGGGGCAG GTCAAGTGGCCTCAGATGATGAAAGCCCCCGACTCTTTCCGGAACCCTAGCTTCTGGTGCGACTTCCACCGAGACCTTGGTCACAAAATAGAGGACTGCGTCGCGCTAAAAATCAAGTTCAACGAGCTGCTTTGGAAAGGGCACCTCAGGGAGTTCCTTTCCGAGAAGGCCAAGAGCCATCTAAGGAATGAGACAATGG CCGCGAAGAAAAGCACCTGGAACGCCAAGCACGACCTAGAGGCAGCCAAGCCAAAACGCCTGCTCCTGGGAGCAGACGAGATAAGCTTCACGGCCAAGGAGCAGGAGAAAGTCCTCACTCCGCATCACGATGCCCTAGTTATCTCGCTCAATGTAGCGAACTGCCTG GCTGCATATAAGGACCTGGGTCTAAAGGAAGGCGCTCTAACTCGGAGGATAAACCCCCTTATAGGGTTCAGCTGGGAAGTCAAACAAACCGCTGGGGAGGTAACCCTCCCCGTATACGCCGAAGGAGTCAACATGTCAACCAAGTTCCTTGTGGTTGATTGCGATTCATCCTACAACATGATCTTAGAATGGCCTTGGATCCACGGAATGGGGGCCGTCCCCTTGACTCTTCACCAAATG AGCAAACCTCCGGCTCGTCACACCGAGGAACCGGAAGTAGAGGAAATGGACGAGGAGCCATTAACCGAAGGAGATCAGATCCGACATCTCAAGATCAGCTCCAAGCTAACCGAAGGACTGAGAAGATGA
- the LOC106314765 gene encoding uncharacterized protein LOC106314765, translating to MVVNKIWKYGDSTTKVEAYDVNATTMRFRVSNLKSREKILRRGMWNIFGVPMVVTKWTPRTEEEKQEEQAIPMWVHLKGVPLHMFSWEGLSFITSAVGFPVKLHPETLACTTFEVAKVFVNVDVSKVLPKEIKFSQNGKEFMVDFHFPWLPSRCSCCDKWGHGESVCVMKGKAKERSSPRAKQDKEVLSVVNKDIMEVDGFVEINEEIVLDNLDKEAETIREEDTVETTKKMDSENETTDHEGREVLNEGSNWLTVSPAKVGRSPVRSAQNEEEGEILGETQHSVEVIEKEASDQMATTEGVEKSVTKDKCNVTNYKGPKKDSKEKKAKLQDANQAAMSTSQGGRIWLVWKDSVRMTPVYKTDQLITCSVAFQDEEEFFCTFVYASNQREERKVLWEDLCRHHNSPLFQQKAWLIMGDFNEILEGEEHSEFSSLARAPNGMRDFQKTVLHCHLTDMGYKGPLFTWCNKREEGLICKKLDRVLMNDEALIKFTNTYSVFEPGDCSDHMRCKIQLLQPEEKIRRPFKYINAIGKLPNFLPMVKEYWDSTAILFHSTSTMFRFSKKLKNLKPLIRELGRDKLGNLTKRAHEAHALLCEKQKLTLISPTTVAIQEEAEAYDKWLHVTGLGKEFLQQRAKLHWLEIPASYQGALVEELKDLLDFECSSVDCQALEAEVTEEEIMKSVFKFGFLPKGINSTILDLIPKKADSMEMREYRPISCCNVLYKVVSKILANRLKQILPRIISENQSAFVKGRMLMENVILASELVKDYHKESISPRCVMTIDISKAFDSVQWSFLVNSLKALGFPEKFIHWIKLCITTPSFSVQVNGDLAGYFQSARGLRQGCSLSPYLFVMCMNVLTLKIDQAAQEKKFRLHPRCQALSLTYLFFADDLMVFVEGSKESIEGALTVFDEFEV from the exons ATGGTTGTGAATAAAATTTGGAAGTATGGGGATTCGACTACAAAGGTTGAGGCATACGATGTGAATGCCACAACGATGAGATTCAGAGTCTCTAATTTGAAATCGAGAGAAAAGATCCTAAGGAGAGGGATGTGGAACATTTTCGGAGTTCCAATGGTGGTAACTAAATGGACACCAAGAACGGAGGAAGAGAAACAGGAGGAGCAGGCGATTCCGATGTGGGTTCATCTGAAAGGAGTTCCGTTGCATATGTTTTCGTGGGAAGGTCTGAGCTTCATTACAAGTGCAGTGGGGTTTCCTGTGAAGCTTCATCCAGAGACATTAGCTTGTACAACCTTCGAAGTGGCTAAAGTCTTTGTCAATGTGGATGTCTCTAAAGTGCTACCTAAGGAGATCAAATTCTCACAGAATGGTAAGGAGTTCATGGTGGATTTCCACTTCCCGTGGTTACCATCTCGTTGTAGTTGCTGTGACAAGTGGGGTCATGGTGAAAGTGTCTGCGTAATGAAAGGGAAGGCCAAAGAGAGATCCTCTCCTAGAGCAAAGCAGGACAAGGAGGTATTAAGTGTAGTTAACAAAGATATAATGGAGGTCGATGGTTTTGTTGAGATAAATGAGGAGATTGTGTTGGATAATTTGGATAAAGAAGCTGAAACTATAAGGGAAGAGGATACAGTGGAGACTACTAAAAAGATGGATTCAGAAAATGAAACTACTGATCATGAAGGGAGAGAGGTTTTGAACGAAGGAAGTAACTGGCTAACGGTCTCTCCAGCTAAAGTTGGGCGGTCTCCAGTGCGTTCTGCTCAAA ATGAAGAGGAAGGCGAGATATTAGGAGAAACACAACATAGTGTGGAAGTGATAGAAAAGGAAGCTAGTGATCAGATGGCTACGACAGAAGGAGTAGAAAAGTCGGTCACAAAGGATAAATGCAATGTGACTAATTACAAAGGGCCAAAGAAAGATTCAAAAGAGAAGAAAGCTAAGCTGCAGGATGCAAATCAGGCAGCTATGAGCACAAG TCAAGGAGGTCGAATATGGTTGGTATGGAAGGATTCAGTGCGTATGACGCCGGTCTATAAAACGGACCAGCTAATTACGTGTTCAGTTGCATTTCAAGATGAAGAAGAGTTCTTCTGCACTTTTGTATATGCGAGTAATCAGAGAGAAGAGAGAAAGGTGCTGTGGGAAGACTTATGCCGTCATCACAACTCTCCTCTCTTTCAACAAAAGGCATGGTTGATAATGGGAGACTTTAACGAAATACTAGAAGGTGAAGAGCACTCGGAGTTCTCAAGTTTAGCGAGAGCACCTAATGGCATGAGGGACTTTCAAAAGACGGTTCTCCATTGTCACCTCACGGATATGGGTTATAAAGGTCCACTTTTTACTTGGTGCAACAAAAGAGAGGAAGGGCTGATCTGCAAAAAGTTGGATAGGGTATTGATGAATGATGAAGCGCTAATAAAATTCACCAATACTTATTCAGTATTTGAGCCGGGGGATTGTTCTGACCACATGAGATGCAAGATCCAACTGCTTCAACCAGAGGAGAAAATAAGGAGGCCGTTTAAGTATATTAATGCTATAGGAAAGCTACCAAACTTTCTACCTATGGTGAAAGAGTATTGGGACTCTACTGCGATACTATTTCACTCCACCTCAACCATGTTTCGCTTCTCCAAAAAGCTTAAAAACCTGAAGCCGTTGATTCGAGAATTGGGAAGAGACAAGCTTGGGAACCTTACTAAAAGAGCTCATGAAGCACATGCTCTTCTTTGTGAAAAGCAGAAGTTAACTCTCATCAGCCCGACTACGGTAGCAATCCAGGAGGAAGCCGAGGCTTATGATAAGTGGTTACACGTCACAGGGCTGGGAAAAGAATTTCTACAGCAGAGAGCTAAGCTTCACTGGCTGGAA ATTCCAGCAAGTTATCAAGGAGCTCTGGTGGAAGAGCTAAAGGATCTGCTGGACTTTGAGTGTTCTTCTGTGGACTGTCAGGCATTGGAAGCTGAAGTTACAGAAGAGGAGATAATGAAG TCGGTTTTCAAGTTCGGTTTCCTTCCTAAAGGTATAAACTCGACCATCCTCGATCTTATCCCGAAGAAGGCTGATTCCATGGAGATGAGAGAATACCGCCCTATCTCTTGCTGCAACGTTCTGTATAAGGTGGTCTCAAAAATCCTCGCGAACCGTCTGAAGCAAATCTTGCCAAGGATAATATCTGAGAACCAGTCAGCATTTGTAAAAGGTCGTATGCTAATGGAAAATGTTATTTTGGCGTCTGAATTGGTTAAAGACTACCACAAAGAATCGATCTCCCCAAGATGTGTGATGACGATAGATATTTCAAAGGCTTTCGACTCGGTTCAGTGGTCCTTTTTAGTGAACAGTTTGAAGGCTTTGGGATTTCCAGAGAAGTTCATCCATTGGATAAAACTGTGCATCACAACCCCTTCGTTCTCGGTCCAAGTTAATGGTGATCTAGCGGGTTACTTTCAAAGCGCAAGAGGTTTGAGACAGGGCTGCTCTCTCTCTCCCTATCTATTTGTTATGTGTATGAATGTGCTGACCCTGAAGATAGATCAAGCCGCGCAGGAGAAGAAGTTCCGGCTTCACCCAAGGTGTCAAGCTCTGTCTCTGACTTATCTCTTCTTTGCAGATGACTTAATGGTTTTTGTTGAGGGCTCAAAAGAATCAATTGAAGGGGCGCTCACGGTCTTTGATGAGTTTGAAGTATAG
- the LOC106313069 gene encoding nucleobase-ascorbate transporter 5 — protein MSAPAPKASEPQPHPPKEQLPDISYCITSPPPWPEAILLGFQHYLVMLGTTVLIPSALVPQMGGRNEEKAKLIQTILFVAGINTLLQTVFGTRLPAVIGASYTFVPVTISIMLSGRFNDVADPVDRFTRIIRATQGALIVASTFQIILGFSGLWRNVVRFLSPLSAAPLVGLVGFGLYELGFPGVAKCIEIGLPGLIILILISHYMPHVMKGGKHVFARYAVIFTVAIVWLYAFFLTIGGAYNGDKTDTQRSCRTDRAGLIGAAPWIRVPWPFQWGSPLFDAGEAFAMMMASFVALVESTGAFIAVSRYASATMPPPSVISRGVGWQGVAILISGLFGTGIGSSVSVENAGLLALTKVGSRRVVQISAGFMIFFSILGKFGAVFASIPAPIVAALFCLFFAYVGAGGLSLLQYCNLNSFRTLFILGFSIFLGLSIPQYFNEHTAIKGYGPIHTGARWFNDMVNVPFSSKAFVGGCVAYFLDTTLHKKDGSIRKDRGKHWWDRFWTFKGDPRTEEFYALPFNLHKYFPPA, from the exons ATGTCAGCTCCGGCACCAAAAGCGTCTGAGCCACAACCACATCCTCCAAAAGAACAGCTTCCAGATATCTCTTATTGCATCACTAGCCCTCCTCCATGGC CTGAGGCTATTCTGCTTGGGTTTCAACACTATCTTGTAATGCTTGGAACTACCGTTCTGATTCCATCGGCTCTTGTTCCACAAATGGGAGGTAGAAAT GAAGAGAAGGCGAAGCTGATTCAGACAATACTCTTTGTAGCTGGAATAAACACGCTGCTCCAAACAGTGTTTGGAACTAGATTGCCTGCTGTTATTGGAGCATCTTATACATTTGTGCCAGTTACAATCTCAATCATGCTTTCCGGGAGATTCAACGACGTTGCTGATCCAGTTGAT CGCTTTACGAGGATCATTCGAGCAACACAAGGTGCTCTAATTGTTGCGTCAACTTTTCAGATTATACTTGGCTTCAGTGGCCTTTGGCGTAATGTTGTAAG GTTCCTAAGTCCTCTTTCCGCTGCTCCTCTGGTTGGACTAGTTGGTTTTGGCCTGTACGAGTTAGGCTTTCCCGGT GTTGCTAAGTGTATCGAGATTGGACTGCCGGGGCTTATCATTCTTATACTTATATCACAT TACATGCCACATGTTATGAAGGGAGGAAAACATGTGTTCGCTCGCTATGCAGTCATATTTACTGTGGCGATAGTTTGGCTTTATGCTTTCTTTCTTACAATTGGTGGTGCCTATAATGGTGACAAAACAGATACTCAAAGAAGCTGCCGAACTGATCGTGCTGGGCTTATTGGTGCTGCTCCATG GATAAGAGTTCCATGGCCGTTCCAATGGGGATCACCATTATTTGATGCCGGTGAAGCCTTTGCCATGATGATGGCTTCTTTTGTTGCTCTTGTTGAG TCAACAGGCGCTTTTATTGCCGTCTCAAGATATGCTAGTGCCACAATGCCGCCACCTTCTGTTATCAGCCGCGGTGTTGGTTGGCAG GGAGTAGCAATTTTGATCTCAGGGTTGTTTGGAACTGGCATAGGCTCTTCAGTTTCTGT CGAGAATGCTGGTCTTCTAGCACTTACAAAAGTCGGTAGCAGAAGAGTTGTCCAAATATCTGCAGGATTTATGATATTCTTCTCAATTCTTG GGAAGTTTGGGGCAGTGTTTGCATCAATACCTGCTCCTATAGTTGCGGCCTTGTTCTGTCTTTTCTTCGCGTATGTAG GTGCTGGAGGACTAAGTTTGCTGCAGTACTGCAACCTTAATAGCTTCAGGACGTTGTTCATTTTGGGCTTCTCAATCTTCCTAGGCTTATCTATTCCACAGTATTTCAACGAGCACACAGCCATTAAAGGCTATGGTCCAATTCATACAGGAGCAAGATGGTTCAATGACATGGTCAATGTACCCTTCTCATCCAAGGCCTTTGTGGGAGGATGTGTGGCTTACTTTTTGGACACGACACTGCACAAGAAAGATGGTTCGATCAGGAAAGACCGAGGTAAACATTGGTGGGACAGATTCTGGACTTTCAAGGGTGACCCAAGAACCGAAGAGTTCTATGCTCTTCCTTTTAATCTCCACAAATACTTCCCTCCTGCCTGA